tcttcaattttctttctttttaaaataagtaaaataaaatatatataaaatatattttcgaACTATATTTTCTGATGCAATGCACCTTATTTTCTTAATTGTTACTGCACTGTACTAATATGCTTCAATGTATTATGCATTGTTTCTAAAATAaagattgttgaaaaaaatacaacgcTTCATACACATACGACATGTGTAACACATTTTGAGAACCAAGACGTTTCGTGTAACTTTTTGTGCGTCATATTTATCGAAAGAACAAGAAATTCAGGATAAGTTCGGTAGCCTATGGTCAAATAAATATTACGTTGAATTTTTCACGTAGCCTTTCGATACACCGGAACATCACAGGCGGCCAAGGCAGCCTGGTGTGACGGTCTAAAAAGCAACCGTGTTAATAGGTGACTTTCTCACTTTCAGCCAAATTTGTCCGTCATTGTTGTATTCACAATACATGATTGAGACCGGGGTGTCCCCACGAATGTTACCCCTCTCAACGAGGACGTATTCATTTGTTTAAAGGCGCAATTGCTATGCAACTTTCCCATCGACCGTAGAAAGAATGAACTTTCCGCTTTTAATGTATGCCGTAACTACGACAACCTCAGACCCATTCGGCTGGAAGTCGCCAGCTAACACGGTAACGATCTAAACCATAACACAGACCAAGCTAGCGCCTGTACGGAAGAATACTGACAACAAAACTTACATCCCTCTAGGTACGTCTGTCTTTAAATATGGAAATAACTAACATGCTTACTATGTTTCAACGACAGACATGTATGTTGTAACATTACAGTTAACATTAAATCCTTACTATTTTTATTATCGCATTTATTAGGAAGATGGTGGAAGGCTGGTGAggtagctagctagctagctagcccCTCTGTCATTGGTGTAGGGCAGTTAAAAATAATTCTGCATGTATCCATATCTGGGTGTTTGGTTACAACAGTATACAATACAGAACAAAAGAAGGGGTTAAGTTATTTTGTGGACGAGTAAACGGTGTACAAGTTTAGCATTAAACAAGTGTTGCTAATGTAGCAGGCTAGTTAGCATAAACATCCGCAGGCTGTCCAGCTGTCCATTACTGCCTCGGTTTAGACCCATGAAAAACTCTTAGATAAATTAGATTAATCTAATTTAGTCAGTAATTAAAGTATATCACAACATGTCGGTTTTGTTTGCAGCATTGACTGATATAGACTTACTTTTAACTAATAATTCAGGCAACAGGTCGACATAATTGATTTACAGTCATTAGTAGTTCATGAGACCGTTAACCGACATTTGGAacgatatgcaattattttgacaTACAATATTTACTTAAAACgtcaaaagtaaaactgcataatcattaaaatgaaggaaaataaaaatgcaacaattcaGTCCAAGAGAAATGGCACAGAGCAACATTGtagcagcagaaaaacatgaggaaatcactgtgtcagtggcacccaggatTACGTACTGATTGGCTGGTAatcatgtgacatctagccaatcagattgtgttgtatcCAGGTCAATTGTTGAGACTGTAGAGTGATAATAAAACCAAGGGAAAGAAATGCTTTGCAATAAAACAAGAGTACTGCACTTTTTGATTAACTTTATTGATTATCTATAAAATAAGACACAGATACTGATAATCAAATATCAGTAATCTGTTAGGTCTATAATTGGTCAACCCCTAATCCAAGCCATCAATTTTGCTTAATATCTCTTGTTTTAAGATGTTTTCGGAACTTGTCTTGTAAATGTGACATAAAATAAGTGTTACTGGATATTTTTGACTTGTTATGCACCTGCTGGATTTGCGTATTCGAATTTGACTGCATtgacacatctcaaaaaagtaggggcagggctatgtttaccattgtggagcatctcttcttttaacaacagtatgggtttgagttttaaaaatcattgcatcctgttttatttatattttacaatgtgtcccaacttttttaggaCAAGTGTTGTAAAACAGCCTCACTACCACTACTTCTACCAGTACTAAAAATGTCAAGATTCCTCATATTTTTTCCTTCTATTTGCAGGCTCCAGGACCTTTAAATAGGCTCATACTGACAGCAtcatggaggaggaagagggccCTGTAGATGGCGAGATGGAGACCCCCTATGCTGCAGAGGCTTATGCAGCTGAAGCCATGGCTGCAGACATGGACCCCTGGATTGTGTTTGACTCCAGAAAAACTCCCAGATCTGAGTTTGACAGTTGGTTGGAGAGCAACAGGCCCTCGCAGGTGTGCAGGTTTGGTGACGAGGAGGGCGGCGTTAGCCCCGTAGGGTGGATTGCAGTGCTGGGCACAAACCACTGCCCCAGCAGCGGGGATGTTGTTGGCCTCCAAGAGAGCTGGGAGAAACTTTTGGCCAGTGGTCGGCCCGTCACCTTTCAGACGGTGAAAGAGCTGGCCCTGAACCACGGCGTACTCTCAGGCAAATGGCTCATGCACTTGGACGCTGGCTTCAAGCTGGACCATGCCTGGGAGTGCGTGGCCCGAGCAGCACTAGATGGCAAGATTTCCCTCGTTAAAGTCAGCCCCCATGATCCCAAGGGAGGGGGCAGGCAGGTGATTTGTGCCTATAACCAGAACTTCACTGAAGAGAATGAGGTTATCAGGCTGGACTCGGTT
This genomic stretch from Cheilinus undulatus linkage group 22, ASM1832078v1, whole genome shotgun sequence harbors:
- the c22h11orf68 gene encoding UPF0696 protein C11orf68 homolog, which produces MEEEEGPVDGEMETPYAAEAYAAEAMAADMDPWIVFDSRKTPRSEFDSWLESNRPSQVCRFGDEEGGVSPVGWIAVLGTNHCPSSGDVVGLQESWEKLLASGRPVTFQTVKELALNHGVLSGKWLMHLDAGFKLDHAWECVARAALDGKISLVKVSPHDPKGGGRQVICAYNQNFTEENEVIRLDSVIRATGVKCPLSYKPDVYTYLGIYRNNRWKICPTIYESKFDLECVPRRSHIINKVTNLEVT